The window AGAGCATCACAGAATTCTGCCGGCCTGATCTTATTGAAAACTGAGGTTTTGGTACTGAACAAAAGATCCCTGATAGAGTCTCCAGAATCATATCCCGAAGTCAAAAGAATGTTGTATTGGTTCTGATCTTCCGCTGCGTCTTTCTCTTTAAGCACTTTCTTTAATATATTCAATGACTCAAGAGAGTAATCTGTTGCAATTAAAATTGTTTTAGTCATATTCTTATTATTTTGTATTGTGTTTATCTTTTTCGGTGATACAAAACTAGAACGACCATATTAGAAGATCTTTGGAATGGAATTAAAATGTGATTAAAGAGATTAAAATGAGATTAGAAAATTGTTAAGGGGCGTTAATATAGTAACAGACCCTAATCGGACAGAAGGGAAATCATTGGAATAACGGCCTGTTTTTCAAGATAAAACAAAACAAAAGCGAATAAAAAGCAGAATAGATTTTATTACTTATTTATCTCTTCCCCTTTCTGCATACTGTAGAAATTAGGAAAACGCATTTGTACCGTTGTCCCCTGATTTTCGTGTGAACTTACAATCAGTTCGCCGTGGTGCATTCTTACAATATTTCTTGCCAGCGGAAGCCCGATCCCGTAGCCTTCGTAATTATTGGTGTTGGAAGCTCTGAAGAACGGATCATAGATTTTGTTCATTTCTACTTCCGGAATTCCGATACCATTATCTTTTACAATAATGTACACATCTGTATTGGTAGCTCCCAGAGAAACTTTCACCTGCTGGAAGTTAGAATATTTACAGCCATTACTGATGATATTAGCCACGGCAAGATGCAATAGCTGCTCGTTACCCTGTACTTTCAGCTTTTTAGGATTATCAGGAAGCATGCTGATATCAAGATAGATATTATTTCTGGAATCAATTCTTCTGAGGGTTTCAATAACATCCCAAAGCAGCTGATCAATTCTTACCTTATCCATTTTCTGGATCTTTCCATCGAATCCGGTTTGGGCAATCATAAGCAGAGCCTTGATTTTTTTGTCCAGCTTTTCGGCTTCATTCAGGATGATTCCGAGGGTTTCTTTGTATTCATCGGCTGTTCTGCTGATGGAAAGCGCCACATCTGCCTCACCCATAATGGAAGTAAGTGGAGTTCTCAGCTCGTGGGAAACATTTCCGATCAGGTGATTCTGGGTTTCGAAAGACGTTTCAATACGGTTGAGCATATCATTAAACGTATCTACCAGCTCATTCAATTCTTTATTATCAGGTTGTGACTCTAATCTCAAATGAAGGTTTTCTGAGCTGATCTCCTTCACTTTACCCGTAATTTTTAAAATAGGCCTGAATAACGTTTTAGACAGGTAAAAAGAGAAAATCATACTGAAAAACAGAGACAGCACAATACAGGTAAGCAATGTTCTTTTCAAAAAGCCCAGATAATAAACCACATAGTGGTTTTTGGCAGAAGCAATGGCTATATAATCTTTGTCATCATATCTGAAACTCTGTCCAATATAGTAGAACTCTTCATCATTATAATTAGACTCTCCTTCTCTGATGATATTTTTAAAGAAATAATCCGGAATATGGACTTCCTGAGATATTTTTTTGAAATTGGAATCTGTAGGAACGGCAAAAACATAGTCTTTTTCCATCGGAAGCTCCTCATCATTCAGGCTGCTAAGAATGTAGTTTTCCGGAAGATCCAGATGATCTTTGCCTTTTTCAATCTGAATAATAGTAGCCGTTCTTATTTTCAGCAGCTCATAAAACCTCTGGTGAGAAAAATTAACGATAGAAAAATACACCAAACCACTGAACAGCAAAATGATGGCGGTAAAAACCAACATCAAAAGCACCATCGTTTTGGTCTGATTTGTAATGACTCTGTTAAACATTCATTATGTTTTTTTCAACACATATCCCATCCCTATCACGGTATGAATCAATTTGTTCTCATCCTGGCTGTCCAGCTTTTTTCTTAAATAGTTTACATATACATCTACCACATTGGTTCCCAGCTCATAATTCACGCCCCAGACTGCATCCAGAATTTCTGCTCTTGAAATTACTTTTTCCGGATTGTTCAGGAAATACAGCAGCAATTTGTATTCTGTAGAAGTAAGAGAAATATCTTCTCCCGCCCGGGTTACTTTCTTGGTATAATCATTCACCATCAGATCCGAAAACTGAAAAACATGCTCATTATCCGGTTCCGGCTCTGCAATTTCCTGGGGACCATTGTTATTACTTCTTCTCAAAAGAGATTTCACACGGGCAACCAGCTCAATAAATTTAAAAGGCTTTACCAGATAATCATCTCCTCCGCTTTCTAATCCGAGAACAATATTTTCAGAAGTTCCCAACGCTGTCAGAAATAAAATAGGAACGCTTTGATTGGTTTTTCTTATTTCTTTACACACATCCAGCCCATTCATTTCAGGAAGCATAATGTCTAAAATTACCAGATCAAAATCATTAGCCTGCACAAGCTGCACTCCTGTACGCCCGTCAAAAGCTACAGAAATTTCATACCCGCTTTCCTGAAGTCCCTTTTTAATAAAGGAAACCACACTGGTTTCGTCTTCGATAAGAATAATTTTTTTCATAAATGAAATAAGGAGTTTTACAAAAATAGGGAAATTTTCTTGGGGAGAAAAGGCGAAAGAATCTGAGAAAGCAAAGAAGGCAAATAATAATTTTCAATGAATTGATTCCCTCCTGTATCCAAACTCTATAGAATAATATTACCTTTGTTTCAATATAATGATGATAAAATAATCAGGTTAAATTACACACAGTATGAATGACTTTTTAATAGGTATCGGTAAGAGATTAAAGGATATTAGAAAAAAGAATAATTTAACCATTAATGATCTTGCTTTCAAAGCCAATGTAAGCAATGGTCTTGTTTCCAGGATTGAAAACGGAAGAACCATTCCTTCGCTTCCTGTTTTATTGGATCTCATTCAGTCGCTTGAAATTGATGCCAGTTATTTTTTTGAGGGGGTTGAAAAAAGATCTAACGCCAAATTCATCTACGTTCCAAAGGAAAGCCAGCAGGTTATTGAAAAAGAAGTAGAGGCCGAAGGGTTCAGATACATGCATATCTTCAGCAAAAGTCTTCATTCTCTGGGTTTTGAAGCAGTTTTACTAACTCTTGAACCCAATTCTAAAAGAGAAAAGGTAATTACAGATGCCTGGGAATTCAAATATATTCTCAAAGGAGAAGTGAAATATATGATTGATAATGAAGAAATCATTTTAAAAGAGGGTGACTCTTTGTATTTCAACGGAAAATTCCCTCACGTTCCGGTAAGCATCAGTAATGAAAGCTGTGTGATGCTTGTTCTTTATTTTTATACGGCTTAGCAGCCTATTTTTAACGCAAAGTTTTTTACTATTTTACTTTTATCATTCTGTCGAAGGGAGAATCTCTTATCTGCATTCAATAATTTGAGATTCTTCATTTCATTTCATTCAGAATGACAATTGTAGTGTAGATTCACTATAAATACACCTATAATAATCAAGCTTCATCAGCGACAATGTCGCAGACTTTGCACACTTGTAATTTAGCGTTATCAATATTAGACTTTGCGTTTAAATTATATTCCAATTTTTACATCATTCTTCAATTTTTGAATTCCAGCACACATTAAAGTTTACAAATATGCAACTTTTGATTTTCTACTTTCTCTCAAAATGAACAAAATATTAACTAAAACAAGCCTGTTTTCAGCAGGTTTCTAGTCCTTCTATTTTTGAAAAACATCTAGTAAAAACATTGTCATCGCCACTTCAAACCTTATTTTATCAAATTTCCACAGGTTAAGTACAATTTGTTTTAAAGTAAAAAAGGCGTAACAAACCGGGGTTATTTGTTAAACAATACTTAATACAAAATATTTATATATATTAAAATTATTAGCTTGATTTGCATAAAAAATTTAATATATGTAAAAATGAAAACAAAATTAGAGAAATTACTAACCCTTGTTTTGTTCTGCTTCATCGTTTTTGTTTCAGCGCAAAAACAGTTCATTACAGGAACTGTTCTTGATGACAGCCAGCCTCTCCCCGGGGCAACAGTTAAAATAAAAGGCTTACCCAGAACGATAACTACTGATATTGAAGGAAAATTTACCCTTACCGATATCAAAGAAGGCCAATACACATTACAAATCAGTTATATAGGCTATGAATCTTCAGATATTACGGTTGATCTCAAACCAGAACAAACTGTTGATCTGGGAACCATCAAACTCTCCCAGCCACGAAAAAATATTGATGAAGTAGTAGTAACCGGAACATTAAAAAATACAGAAGCAAGAGCTTTAAATCTTCAGAAAAACGCTATCAATATTACCAATGTAATTGCCTCCGATGGGATTGGGAAGTTACCAGACAGAAATGCAGCGGAGACTGTACAGCGTGTACAGGGAGTTTCTATTGAAAGAGACCAGGGCGAAGGAAGGTTTGTTTCTCTCAGAGGACTTCCGCCATTCTGGGCATCTACAACCATTAATGGAAACAGACTTCCCACCGCAGAAGAGGAAACAACTTCTAGAGCAACAGCATTCGATTTTTTCCCTACAGAACTGATCTCGTATGTACATGTAAACAAGTCATTTACTCCGGATATGGAAGCAGACGGTATAGGTGGAGGTGTCAATTTTATCACTAAAACACCACCGATGAAAACAGAATTCAAAGCGACCATAGGAAGCGGTTACAATGCAAAGTCTGACAAAGGAGTTTACAACCTTGGATTTTTGTACGGGGGAAGAACGAAAGATAAAAAATTCGGGTATTTATTCAATTTTGCGCATTTCATCAGAAACTGGTCTACCGATAATTTTGAAGCGAGAAGAAGTGGTGATGAAGGGGTTTTCAGACTGGAACTTCGTGATTACAACGGAGTCCGAAAAACAACAGGCATCAATACCGCTTTTGAATATGTGCTGTCCCCAAAAACTACGTTCTATTTAAAAGGAATGTATGGTACATTATCAGATGACGAGACCCATTATAAGCACAGAATCCGGTTTGATAAGTTCAACAGCACCAATAATACAGCACGGGTTGAGCTTCAGAATATTCATAATTTACTGATTACTGAACTTACTTCTATTTCTTTGGGAGCGGTTCATCAATTAAACAAAGGAAAAATCGACTGGGATTTATCCTATTATGACAACAAATTCAAGTATGGAAATATTCCTGATAAGCAGAACAATTCTTATTATGTCATCAAGTACACTCAATCTGGTGTAGGCATCAATCCTGATTATATTTCAGATCATGGCAATGGACCAAGAGCTTACTGGAAAGCTGACGGCGGGAAATTAGATTATAAAAATCCGGATGCTTTATTCGGTTTTTACAGTGATCCGAATTTTAAAATGGATGCTTCTCAGATGAGATTTACAGATCTTGAATTCTATAAAGTATTTGTAGAGGAAAAGGATAAGATTGTAGCAGCATTCAATCACGAAATTAATGCTTCTGATAAGCTGACCTTAAAATATGGTTTTAAATACAGAGATAAAGAGCGTAATGCAAGATTTTCCGACATTTTCTACAACTGGAGCAGCGGAACAGCACCTCTTCTGTCTGATTTTTCTCAATACATTACGAAACAGCCCAACGGTCCGAAGTACTTAAGTGAAATGAATGCCCACATCGGCAACACATTTGGGCCGGTCCTTTCTACCAAAGGAATGAACCAGTTCTGGTATGACAACCAGGGAAATTTAAAAATCAACACTGCTGATTCTGAAGCCCTTGAATACAATAAAGCATTAGGAAGAAACTTTGATGTGTTTGAAAAACATGCGGACGCCTATGGAATGGCAACCTATAAACTAAATGATAAGATTACCCTTTTGGGAGGAATCAGACTATCCAATACCAGCACGAAAGTAAAAGGATACAGCGTAAATGATGATGTACTGACCCCTGTAGAAAATACCAAGAACTATCTGGCTGTTCTTCCGATGATTCATTTGAAATATACCCTCAATGACAAAACGAATCTTCGTTTTGCAGCGACAAGAACGTTCTCAAGACCGAATTTTGGAGACCTTACGCCGGGCGGAACTTATATTGAAGCAGACAACGAGTTCAAAGGAGGAAATCCCAATCTTAATCCTACCTACTCTTTGAATTTTGACCTGATGGGAGAATATTATTTCTCCAACGTAGGGATTCTGAGTGGCGGTGTCTTCTATAAATCCATTACAGATCCTATTTTCCAGGATTCTTTTATCGGAAATTATAACGGAATCAACGGCGTACAATTTACAGCTCCAAACAACGGAAAAGCAGCGTGGTTAGGGGGAATTGAATTGGGAATTAATAAAAGATTTGATTTCCTTCCTGGGTTTTTACAATACTTTGGAGTACAACTGAATGCTACCTTCATGACCTCTGAAATGGAAAAACCAAGCGGAAGAACGGTAGCCCTTCCCTATCAGGCCAAAGAGTTGTACAACGCACAACTATTCTTTGAGAAAAAAGGATTCAATGCAAGGCTTGCTTACAACTACAAAGGAAAATATGCGGTAGAATACGCTGAGGAGGACATCAATGATTCTTATTATGGTAAATACAGCAATCTGGACTTCGGAGGCTCTTATCAGTTTACCAAATACCTTACTGTATATGCGGATGTAAACAATATTCTGAATAAACCTCTGATCTATCATTTCGGTAAAAGCGAAGACCGTCCTGAGCAGGTAGAATATTACGGAATACGCTTCAACCTTGGTGTAAAACTGAACTTCTAATCCATTACTATGGCAAAAACGATCAATCAAAAAACACTGGTAACACTGAAGGCCGCTTTTGCTGCCTTCGGTGTTTACTTCTGCATGTACGGTTTCAGAAAACCTTTTACCGTAGCTTCTTTCGAAGGACTCTCCTATTTCGGAGTAGATTATAAGATTCTGATTATTATTGCGCAGGCTGTAGGTTATTTTATTTCAAAATTCATCGGGATCAAATTTATTTCGGAACTGAAGCCTCGGAAAAGAATTACGTATCTTTTTACTTTCATTGCTATTGCTGAACTTGCCTTATTAGGATTTGCAGCCGTTCCTGCTCCTTACAATATTCTTTTTATGTTGATCAACGGGATTCCGCTGGGAATGATCTGGGGTATTGTATTTTCTTATATTGAAGGAAGGAAAGCCACAGAAATCATCGGCTTATTTTTATGTTCAAGCTTTGTAGTCTCTTCAGGATTTACAAAATCTGTGGGGAAATTCCTGATGGACAATTTCTCGGTTTCAGAATTCTGGATGCCTTTTTCAGCCGGACTTGTATTCATTATTCCACTGATTCTTTTCGGGCTATTACTTGAGAGAATTCCTACGCCTACGGAAGAAGATATTTTGCTTAAAAACAAAAGACAGCCGCTGAATGGTAGGGAAAGGAGAGCCCTGATCAGGCAGTTTTTTGTACCCATCGTATGCATCATTTTTTTATACATCAGCTTAACGGTTTTAAGGGATTTCAGAGATAACTTCAACCGTGAGATCTGGGACGGGCTGCATTTCACTTTTGACAGCTCTATCTTCACTTTAACAGAAATTCCTATTGCGGTAATGGTGCTTGCCATTTTAGGCTTTATGGTAAAAGTAAAAAACAATAAAAAAGCATTTGCATATTATCATTACATCCTTTTTGCCGGAATTCTTACGGTAGGATTTTCTACCTATCTGTTTCAGCAGGGTTCATTATCTCCTTTTTTATGGATGACCATTTCAGGCTTTGGAATGTACATCTGTTATATTCCTTTCAATGGAATTTATTTTGACCGGATGATTGCCGCATTTGAAATCAAAGGTAATGTAGGTTTTCTGATCTATATCGTAGATTCTTTTGGTTATCTGGGCAGTGTTCTTATCCTTTTGTATAAAAACTTTGGTTCTGCCCAGACCTCGTGGCTGCATTTTTATATTAACTTAAATTACATCATCACCATCATGGTTTTAATTCTTTCTGTGGTTGCTTTTCTGGCTTTCAGAAAGAAATCAAAGCCGAAATCAAACGCAAAATCTAATCAATTCATCAATTTCGATACGTCGAAAATTTTATAAACTATAGTACAATGACAACAAAATTTGATTTACTCGTTGTAGGAGGTGGAATTTTAGGAACATTCCACGCTTATCATGCGCTGAAGAAAAATCTTAAGGTAGCGTTACTGGAAAGAAATTCTGTTCCTCAGGGTGCCACGGTAAGAAATTTCGGGCAGGTAGTACCTTCCGGAATGGATCTTAAATGGCAGAATTTCGGAAGAGAAAGCCTTGCTATATACCATGAACTTCATGATCAGGCAGATCTTACCATCAGGCAAAACGGTTCCATCTATATTGCTTCAAATGACGAAGAACTTCAGCTGATTGAAGAGCTTTATGAAATCAACAGAAATAATGATTATGAATCTGTTTTACTATCCAAAAACGACTGCATTAAAAAATTTGACGGACTCCGTTCCGACTATTGCAAAGGTGGCTTATTTTTCCCGCAGGAGCTTTCGGTAGATTCTGCAGATATGATTGTAAAGCTTCACAAGCTGCTTCAGGAAAAAATGGGTTTGAAAATTTTCTACAATACAACCGTACTGGAAACCCATGAAGATGATCAGAAATGTACAGCTGTTACGGCTGACGGAACGGAATTTAATGCTTCCAAAATCATAATCTGCGGGGGACACGAGTTCAAAACTTTATATCCTAAAGTATTAAATGACAGCGATCTGGAAGTAAGTAAACTTCAGATGCTTCAAACCAAACCACAGGGTATTTATTCGCTGCAGGGAAATATTCTTACGGGGCTTTCCGTGAGAAGATATGAATCATTCAGAGAGTGTCCTTCTTTTCAGAAAATCAAGGCTTTAGAAGATCCAAACTCATTTGAAAAGAAGTATGGAGTTCATATTTTATTCAAGCAGGCGCTGGACGGTTCGGTCATCATCGGAGATTCTCATGAATATGCAGATGCTAAAAATGCAGATGATCTGGGGTATGATCTTAATATGGAGATTGATGAATTCATGATTCATGAAGCGAAGAAAATCATTGATTTACCCACGTATGAAATTCAGAGAAGGTGGTTCGGAGTCTATTCCCAGTGCAAAACGAAAGATATTTTTGAGCACAGCCCATCTGCCAATATTCATATTGTAACAGGGATCGGAGGAAAAGGAATGACAGGAAGCGGAGGATTCTCTAAGTTTAATATCGAAAAAATTTACGCATAACATTGAAATGAAAAATATAGAATTACTGGTTCTGGATATGGCCGGAACAACAATTGATGAAGATAATGTAGTGTACAAAACGCTTACTACCGCTGTGAATGATTACGGCTATGTGGTAAGCCTGGAAAAAGTATTATCCCGCTGTGCCGGAATGGAAAAGCTGGAAGCCATCACAAGCCTTTTAAAGGAATTGAATGGAAATGAAGAGGATGCTCATGCTATTTTTGAGAATTTCTCTGACCAGCTCAAGAAATCCTATAAAAACCTTGAGGTAAAGCCCATCAACGGCACTGAAAATTTTCTGCTGAATATGAAGTCTCAAAACAAAAAAATTGTTTTGAACACAGGGTATACTTCAGAAATTGCCCATCAGCTTTTAAATAAACTGAACTGGAAGGAAACTATTCACTTTGATGCTTTAATAACGGCAGATGATGTTTCAGAAAGCCGTCCAAGTCCTGAAATGATCTATCTTGCCATGAAAAAATTCAATATTACGGAAGCCAGTAAAGTTTTAAAAGCAGGCGATTCTGTGATCGATATTGAAGAGGGCAAAAATGCGGGTTGCGGACTAACAGTGGCGGTTCTTTCCGGAGCTCAGACCCAATCAGAGCTTGAAAAAGCGTCCCCAGATTATATTCTGAATACGATTTCTGAAGCTGAAGGTATTCTTTAACCTCTTTTTTCATCATATTTTTACTACTTCTTGACACAAATGTTTTCATGGTTTTTCTATTGGAAATGTTTGTGTTTTTTAAACCACCCCGTCAAATTTTCAATTTGACAGAGGTTTTCTTTTCACAAAAGTCAAATAATTTGGCTTTTGTCATTCTGAACGAAATGAAATGTAGTGAAGAATCTAGTGTTTTGAAAATCAATAAGATTCTTCCTTCGTCAGAATGACACTTTTGAAACTGCGTCGATGTAATGTATCCAATTGAAGGTTTTAAAATTTTTCGTTAAACTTTTAATTATCAATTAATTAACTTTCAATTCATAAATATTTACAAATAGTAAACTAATTTTACAATAGTTAAAAATTAATTACTATTTGTAAACTTTCACAACGCTCAAAAACCTATTTCCCAATGAAAACAAAACTATTCCCAATGGCTGTTGTAATGAGCTGTTTCCTTGGAGCTCAGACCAAAAAAGTACTTTTTATCGGTATTGACGGATGCCGTGCAGATGTCATGATGTCTACACCTACTCCCAACATTCAAAACCTCATCAGTCAGTCTATTTATTCTATCGACGGGCTTTGCGCTGCCACTACCTGGAGCGGAAACGGATGGAGTACCATGCTGACGGGTGTATGGCATACCAAACACAATGTTCAGGACAATAATTTTACCAGCCCGAACTATGTAAATTATCCGGATTTTTTAACAAGAGCAGAGACTTATAATCCGGCTTTAAGAACTATTTCTCTGGCTCACTGGTCTCCTATCAATGATAAAATTATTAAAACAGCAGATGTAAAAACCAACCTGTCAACAGATCTTGCCGTGAAAAATGCTGCAGTAAACGCCTTACAGAATGACAATCCTGATATTCTCTTTGTAGATTTTGATGATGTAGACCATGCAGGACATTCTTATGGATTCTCATCCTCTGTTTCTCAATATGTCAATTCTATTAAAACTACAGACGCTTATATTGGAGAGATTGTCGCAGCTATGAAAAACAGGCCTTCTTACAGCAACGAAGACTGGTTGGTTGTATTAACCACCGATCACGGAGCCATTGAAAGTTCTCACGGAGGCGGAAATCTTACGGAAAGAAACATTTTTACGGTGTATTCTAATCCCGGATTTACTCCGCAGCAGATCAGCAAAACTGTTTTGGAATCCAATACCACCTTTAATCAATTGAATTTTCCTGCAGGAACTTATGCAAAACCAGCCAGTCAGACTCCTTTTAATTTTGGAGCCAATCAGGATTTTACGATTGAATTTTGGGTAAAACCGAATGCAGCCTATTCCAGTGATCCAGTGATGATCAGTAATAAAAACTGGGTAAACGGAAAAAATAAAGGATTTGTTTTCTCAGGCTATTCCGGACAGACTTTTAAGATGAATATCGGGGACGGAACGAACAGAATTGATCTTGTTGGCGGAAAAATGGAAACCAATAAGTGGAAACATATTGCCGCAAGCTTTGACAGAGATGGTCTTGTAACATTATATGAGGATGGTGTGCCGGTAACGTTTGCTAAAATGAATACCATCGGAAATATTGATTCCGGACTTCCATTAACCTTAAACCAGGATGGAACGAATGCTTACGGAATTAATCTGGCGGCTTCCTATAAAGATGTAAGAATCTGGAAATCGGCTCTTCCGAATGATGTTATCGTGAATTGGGCGAACCAGGATATTACAACTTCGCATCCTTATTATTCTCAATTATTAGCCAATTGGAAATGCAATGGAACTTCAGGAAATACCTTGGCAGACTCTGGTCCAAATGCGAATAACATGACTGTGACAGGTTCTCTTACTTACAATGCAAACACAGTGAATAATTTTAAAGTGTATGATTATACCTCAACAACAAGAGAAACAGACCACTTCCCTACGGTATTAAACTGGCTTTGTATTCCGGTGCAGTCTTCATGGGGAATTGACGGGGTCAACAGAATTTCGGTATGTTCCAACAATCTGTTGTCGGCAAAAGAAACTAAGGTAACCGCTGATGATTTCAAAATCTATCCTAATCCTGTTTCAACATTCATTGGCATCCAGTATCAGTCTGAGGATAAGGAAATTAAAGCAGAAATTATCGACAGTAAAGGAGCTCTTGTTTCCACATCACACTTTCAGTCTTCAAGAGGTTTTTACGATGAAAAAATAAATATTGGAAACCTTCCGGCCGGACTGTATTTCATTAAAATCAATGGAAGTAAAAAGTCGGTGACCAAGACATTTATCAAGAAATAAAAAATAAAGCAATTAGATTTAATTTGTAATATTAGAACAAGGATATTCCTATCCGAGTTCTAATATTTTTTTGTTTATCTGTTGAAAATCAGCTCCATTTGCACGTCTGCACGGTCATACTCTGCCTGGCCGATAGGAGTATGAATAAAGCCCAGCTTTTCGTAAAGCTTAATCGCCGGAACCAAAATAGAATTGGTCACTAAAAAGACTTTTGCTGCTTTCAATTCTTTTGCTTTTTCCACTAGGGTACTTCCCAGCAGATAGCCTAATTTTTTCCCTTGAGCTCTAGGACTTACCGCCATCTTTGAAAGCTCAAAAGTAAGGGGATTATCTTCTGTTTTTACTAATGCGCAGGTTCCTACAACTTCTCCATCCAATAAAGCAAAAGCAATGTGCCCCTCTTTATTTAAAATTTCCTCTTCCGGATGATCCAGCAACTTATAATCTCCTGCTTCCATCACAAAAAATGTTTTGATCCATTCTTCATTTAAAGCTTTGAAGGCTTGTTTATACTGAGGCTCATACGCAACAATTTTTACTTCATTCCTGATATCATTCATCACTATAAGGTTTATTACATTCTGTTTTTTATCATTTTTCCCAGCTTTTCCAGATCACTTTCTACCCGGTCAGTCCATTCCAAAGCATAGTTCAGCCGCATACAGTTCTGATACTGACTATACTGTGAAAACATTCTTCCCGGGGCAAAGTTTATTTTCTGGCTTACGGCTGCATCATAAAGATCTTCTGTACAGATTCTTTTATCCAGTTCCAGCCAGAGCATAAATCCTCCTTTAGGCTCGGAGATTTTTGTATTATCGGGAAAGTATTCAACTACCGATTTCTGAATCTGGAGGTAATTGGCATACAGTTTTTTCCTGAACATTCTCAGATGGTGATCATACCGTCCGTGTGCCAAAAAATCCGCAATCACATCTGAAAACAAAGATGGCCCGCTTACCGTCTGAACCAATTTCTGGCGGATAATCTTTTCTTTAAATTTTCCGGGAGCCACCCATCCTACTCTGAAGCCCGGGGCCAATGTTTTAGAAACTGAGCCTACCCACATCACAATTCCCGCTTCATCGTAAAATTTACAAGGCTTCGGTCTTCCTGCTCCAAAATAAATGTTTCCATAAACATCATCTTCCACTAAAGGAACATTGTGTTCGGTGAGCATTCTTACCAGTTCTTTTTTATTCTCATCTGGCATCTGAAAACCCAGCGGATTATTATAATTCACCACAAAACAGCATGCGGAAAGCTTCGGAAGCACCTTTTTAAGCTCATCCAAGTCTACTCCGGTGATCGGATGGGTAGGAATTTCTACAGCCTTCAGCCCTAATAACTGAATGGCCTGAA of the Chryseobacterium aureum genome contains:
- a CDS encoding TIGR03364 family FAD-dependent oxidoreductase — translated: MTTKFDLLVVGGGILGTFHAYHALKKNLKVALLERNSVPQGATVRNFGQVVPSGMDLKWQNFGRESLAIYHELHDQADLTIRQNGSIYIASNDEELQLIEELYEINRNNDYESVLLSKNDCIKKFDGLRSDYCKGGLFFPQELSVDSADMIVKLHKLLQEKMGLKIFYNTTVLETHEDDQKCTAVTADGTEFNASKIIICGGHEFKTLYPKVLNDSDLEVSKLQMLQTKPQGIYSLQGNILTGLSVRRYESFRECPSFQKIKALEDPNSFEKKYGVHILFKQALDGSVIIGDSHEYADAKNADDLGYDLNMEIDEFMIHEAKKIIDLPTYEIQRRWFGVYSQCKTKDIFEHSPSANIHIVTGIGGKGMTGSGGFSKFNIEKIYA
- a CDS encoding HAD-IA family hydrolase, with the translated sequence MKNIELLVLDMAGTTIDEDNVVYKTLTTAVNDYGYVVSLEKVLSRCAGMEKLEAITSLLKELNGNEEDAHAIFENFSDQLKKSYKNLEVKPINGTENFLLNMKSQNKKIVLNTGYTSEIAHQLLNKLNWKETIHFDALITADDVSESRPSPEMIYLAMKKFNITEASKVLKAGDSVIDIEEGKNAGCGLTVAVLSGAQTQSELEKASPDYILNTISEAEGIL
- a CDS encoding alkaline phosphatase family protein; this encodes MKTKLFPMAVVMSCFLGAQTKKVLFIGIDGCRADVMMSTPTPNIQNLISQSIYSIDGLCAATTWSGNGWSTMLTGVWHTKHNVQDNNFTSPNYVNYPDFLTRAETYNPALRTISLAHWSPINDKIIKTADVKTNLSTDLAVKNAAVNALQNDNPDILFVDFDDVDHAGHSYGFSSSVSQYVNSIKTTDAYIGEIVAAMKNRPSYSNEDWLVVLTTDHGAIESSHGGGNLTERNIFTVYSNPGFTPQQISKTVLESNTTFNQLNFPAGTYAKPASQTPFNFGANQDFTIEFWVKPNAAYSSDPVMISNKNWVNGKNKGFVFSGYSGQTFKMNIGDGTNRIDLVGGKMETNKWKHIAASFDRDGLVTLYEDGVPVTFAKMNTIGNIDSGLPLTLNQDGTNAYGINLAASYKDVRIWKSALPNDVIVNWANQDITTSHPYYSQLLANWKCNGTSGNTLADSGPNANNMTVTGSLTYNANTVNNFKVYDYTSTTRETDHFPTVLNWLCIPVQSSWGIDGVNRISVCSNNLLSAKETKVTADDFKIYPNPVSTFIGIQYQSEDKEIKAEIIDSKGALVSTSHFQSSRGFYDEKINIGNLPAGLYFIKINGSKKSVTKTFIKK
- a CDS encoding GNAT family N-acetyltransferase → MNDIRNEVKIVAYEPQYKQAFKALNEEWIKTFFVMEAGDYKLLDHPEEEILNKEGHIAFALLDGEVVGTCALVKTEDNPLTFELSKMAVSPRAQGKKLGYLLGSTLVEKAKELKAAKVFLVTNSILVPAIKLYEKLGFIHTPIGQAEYDRADVQMELIFNR
- a CDS encoding aminotransferase-like domain-containing protein, with the protein product MSKDVLYLKIANSVTEQIKSETLQFGDRLPSLRSAQKLYNVSLNTIKQAYMELESRSLVESRPKYGYYVSQTSQRKLALPSVAQMKVSERKNTPQDLIDKVFGVIGGTDITQFGLGIPGKSLLPVSKMKKCMIDVIKRKSDSGTNYEPVQGSEVLRREIAKWSMVMEGKITEDDLVITSGAMNAVYNCLMAVTQPGDSVAVESPVYFGILQAIQLLGLKAVEIPTHPITGVDLDELKKVLPKLSACCFVVNYNNPLGFQMPDENKKELVRMLTEHNVPLVEDDVYGNIYFGAGRPKPCKFYDEAGIVMWVGSVSKTLAPGFRVGWVAPGKFKEKIIRQKLVQTVSGPSLFSDVIADFLAHGRYDHHLRMFRKKLYANYLQIQKSVVEYFPDNTKISEPKGGFMLWLELDKRICTEDLYDAAVSQKINFAPGRMFSQYSQYQNCMRLNYALEWTDRVESDLEKLGKMIKNRM